The following DNA comes from Ruminococcus sp. NK3A76.
ATAGCTCTTCGTTGAAGCAGTCAGCTTTCCCCCTCACTAAATCATTTTACCGATTTGAGAGCCTGCTTTGCATTTTATTTCTTCTTTGTTTGACATTGAAACGAGTTCATCAAGCAGTTTCTGTGCAGATTTTACTTCTTTATCAATTTCATTGAGACGTGAATTGTACTCCTTTTCTGTTATTGTGTCTTCCAAAAGCAAATCAAACAGTTTTGCTTTCTTTTTCTTTTTTATCTCAACGTTTTTTCGGCATTGGATGATCTGTTCCTCAATTTTCCCTTTATTCTTGCTTGATTGTTTAAGCAGCTCATTCAGCTTGCCGTTTGACAGATAGAAAATACTGTCAGTATCGTCTATCAGGTTTTTGATTACATTTACAACAGATTGCTTGATATAATCTTCTTCAATCGGTTTGCTTTGAGGACAATTCGCTTTACCCAGTTTGCATTTTGTGGTACAGTTCCAGACTACTTTCTCATATTTAGTCCCTGCATGTATTTTTCTTCTGACGTATTTTTTACCGCAGTATGCACAAATCAGTTTTGATGTAAAAACACTAAACTGATAGTCTTTTGTTGTTCCTCTTTTTCGTCCGTCAGCATATGATAAGCACCTGTTCTCCGTAATGGCTTGTGCTTTCTCCCAATCTTCTAATGAAATAATAGCCTCATGATGGTCTTCAATTCTATAACTTCTGGCTTCTCCGTTGTTATTTTTCTTTCGTGACTGATAGGATTAACGGTATATGTTTTTCCTTGAACAAACAAACCTGTGTACTTTTCGTTTTTTATGATACCAAGTACAGTTGATGTGTTCCAAACTTCATTTCCTCTTTTGGTCTTTGCACCCATGCTCTGAAGTTCTTTGGCGATTCTTGATCCGCCTATTCCATCTAAATATCGGCTGAAAATATATCTCACTGTCTCAGCTTCATCTTCATTTATTACTAACTGGTTATCGACGACATCATACCCCAAAGGTGCTGCCTGACCAACAAATTCACCCTTCTCCATTTTCTTCTGCAAAGTCCAGTTAACATGACTGCTTGTGTTCTCTACTTCCATTTGAGCAACCGCACCTAAAATTGTCAGCATTAAAGATCCTGTTGTATCTAATAAGCGTAATCCGTTTTCTTCAAAAACTACATCAACACCATGGTTTTTCAGCTTCT
Coding sequences within:
- a CDS encoding recombinase family protein, with the translated sequence MKNHGVDVVFEENGLRLLDTTGSLMLTILGAVAQMEVENTSSHVNWTLQKKMEKGEFVGQAAPLGYDVVDNQLVINEDEAETVRYIFSRYLDGIGGSRIAKELQSMGAKTKRGNEVWNTSTVLGIIKNEKYTGLFVQGKTYTVNPISHERKITTEKPEVIELKTIMRLLFH